The Gossypium raimondii isolate GPD5lz chromosome 2, ASM2569854v1, whole genome shotgun sequence genome segment tatctcaaagaaaagagagaaaaaagaaaagaaataaaaataaagaacatacaaaatttttacgtggaaaccctttcgagaaaaaaaccacgggcagaggagaagaaaattcactatgtcgaattcgaattgATTACAATatgagtagactatgtctatttataggcttgtaaaaccatattctaataggagtgtagtaagattgaaacatcttattctaatcaatatcaaatagatggagtttaataaggtttaaaaaaccttattctaaaataaaataaaagaagtgtagttctatatggattttacttttattttattttaccacgtatatttatttaaataaagattCGGTCACTCAATTCAAAATAGAATACAtgcataacatttatatataatgtgCTTAAACCTAAACCATTAAAACCCCAAAATCTCGACCTTATCGATATACGGAACATCATtagtataattaataaataacaaaagATTTGGTACCACATTGAGATATTATTCatcaatgattaaatttatgaattatatgaTGGTGAGATGTTAAATAGGTGTTAATGAATCAAGTTAATGTTCGATTTCAAAAATTCTAAGCTTGTCCTCAAGCTCAACCCATTCAAatgattcatttttttttataatatttcattttgggtttcatgaataaaaatatgacattGAAAAAACTTCGCTCTTGTTTAAATTTAGTTAGAATCCAATATAATTGTAGAATATTGGAAAGGTATAATGACTAATTTGGCCCTCtagttttacaaaaaaatttcattttagcctttatttattttttcgtCTCTTTTAGTTCTTGAACTTGCactgtttgtcaaatcacctcaaaatggatggaaaatatgttaactttgctgatgtggcataAATGTGGATTGGCACGTGGATGTTTACATtaccaattaattaattttttaaatttaaaaaaattaaaaaaatattttaaaaattaattaatttatgatgtggcatacacgtggataccacatcaacaaaattaacaaaaaatactttttccatctattttaagttgaattaataaataactaaaagagatgaaaatcaataaaaactaagataaattttcttttagtgataaaatctattttgagatttatccatATACCAGATTGGATATTAATCAAAACATGAATATAACACATAAGTAATCATATTAAATCTTGAAATATGACATATAACacataattaatcatattaaatcttGAAATATGACATGTGACTTATCatgattaatatatttaatttaatttaatttaatttcatattacataataaaattacattaaaaataacatgagtGAAAGTAATATtctttgacaattttttttgttaaaatatgcctaatttttgtattatttgtaaatttaaaatttagcctcctacttttcagattttataaTTCAAGTGTAActattaacactattaaaattattctattagATTCAAGTGGTTACAATatcattttttagttacatgactaccaaatgaatatttttttattccaaaatgtcacactaacaattggacctaaattttgaaGTCTAAAAAGTAAggagactaaattcttaaaaataaaagtacaaaactaaattctaaatttatgaagaTTACAGTaacttatggcatattttagcttttttaattcaaagtaaatagaaattaaaatgatcCATAcactttaaaatcaatattaaattgaattttagcctaaaaataGCTTTTAACTCCATAAAAGCAAATATTTACCGAAAAAGAATCGAATAAAGTCAAATTGGAATAGAGTTAACGTTTTacgtttgaaaattatttttattgtttaacataattaatatgtttaaagtttttatggttATGTAAATGTTAACTGAGTTACAATTTAgacttatttgattatttttaatagtatagggactaatttgatctaATCCCTATAATATAGGGACCTCCTATTcactttaacattttataatctatacTCTTTTATAATGTGTTTTCCTTCAGTCCGGAGCCAAATTGGTTTTCCTTTAATAGTATATGTCTGAAATGTTGTGTTAATACAAGGACAAGAAATGCAAATACAAACTTGAGAATTATTTTGCTTTTATAGTCTTACCCTATGTGAGGAGACATTTATGAAGCAGTGCAAGTACAGCATACATAGATTTTGCGATGGCTATCAGGACAAAAAAAGAGGAGCTATTGATCCAATTGCTTCAGCACGAAGTTCTTGATCTCGGCCATTAGCAAGGAAGTGTCAGGCAGCTGGGGGAACGCATAAAAGCCATGAATCGCATTCGGGTACTCAATCTTGTAAACATGTTTTCCAGATTTATTCAATCCCTCCACATATTTTCTCTGCCAATCTTGTAGAGGATCAAAACCACCTATAAAAACAAGGGTTGGTGGAAATGGTAAATCTGAGATATCAACAGAATTTGGGCCAAATACATTAACAACCTGATGATCCCGATTGTAGCCGTGTGGCAAGAAAGCCTTCCACATCCAATCAGTGCGCTTCACAGAGATTAACGGAGCCCCAGCAAGTTTGAGTTCCGACTCTGTTCTTTCCTCTCCACCAAAAAAAGGTTGTAACGCTATAACTCCACGAAGCTTCAATCGGGAAAATTGATGCTGGCAAGCCTTGAGGGCCACATGATGCGCCAGGTTGCCACCTGCACTGTCTCCGGCAATAAAAAAAGCCTTACTGCTACTGGTATCGGTATTACCGAAAGCAGAAAAGCCTTCAAAATCAGGGTTATCAATGAACTTTAAAACGTCAAAACCATCTTCGTACTGTGACGGATATCGGTGCTCAGGCGACAGACGGTAGTTGACGGAAACAACTACAGCAGGAATTTCACGCGCAAGTCGCTTGCATAAGTCATCGTAGCTCATTGAATTGGCCGCCATATACGCAAAGCCTCCACCATGGAAGTAGACTACAATGGGAACGAACATTTTGCCAGCGGTGGTAGTGTTGCTGTATAGGCGGAACCAAAGTTTGCGGGTGGTGTCAACCACGATGTCAGAAGACACTACGCCATTATCAGGTTTTCTTGATGGAGAGGCTTTAGGGTCGAAAAGATTCATGAGACGTCGATTTACTGCGCTGCCATCGTTGCGGCTAAAAGCATCCACAGACATAGAATGAGCAGCAATGAGAAGCCTGATCCCCAATGGAAGTTTTGGCCAATTCTTTTTTGTGCTAgacatttttatttgaaattatgaaacaATAATTACAAGATTGAAGCTACTTAAGGTGAGAAAAGTATGAGGAATTTAAACGAGTGAAAGCAACATCCGAGCCACCACAAAAAACagataataataatcaataaattagaCATTAACTAGGCGGATAGACCAACATATATAAGTTTGAGAATAACTAGGTTACTAGGAGAAAGTCAATGCTcgtaaattattttctttacattcaattttgaagcaaaaatatttcaaatttattatggatacaataatgaaatacattatatttaaaaataatattattgagaaaaataattataaatttaaatataaattataaaataaaatagacatGAAAAACAAATAATGGATGGATGGATGGGAATTAACCCGGTCACCAAGCAACATCTTCTTTTTAGATTGTCTTGCAACCTAGTCCACTACTCTCTTAGCTTCACTTCtcaccaaattaaaaataattttctgaaAATGCTTACTCCTTTACATAGGGAGACACTCTCCAATTATCAACTTCCCCCTACCTGTAACAACTTCTTACAAAATTTCTGAGTCAATTTCAATAACACATGATTGAAAACCATTCTTACAAAATTTCTGCAACTTTTAGGC includes the following:
- the LOC105788928 gene encoding probable carboxylesterase 18 isoform X1, with translation MSSTKKNWPKLPLGIRLLIAAHSMSVDAFSRNDGSAVNRRLMNLFDPKASPSRKPDNGVVSSDIVVDTTRKLWFRLYSNTTTAGKMFVPIVVYFHGGGFAYMAANSMSYDDLCKRLAREIPAVVVSVNYRLSPEHRYPSQYEDGFDVLKFIDNPDFEGFSAFGNTDTSSSKAFFIAGDSAGGNLAHHVALKACQHQFSRLKLRGVIALQPFFGGEERTESELKLAGAPLISVKRTDWMWKAFLPHGYNRDHQVVNVFGPNSVDISDLPFPPTLVFIGGFDPLQDWQRKYVEGLNKSGKHVYKIEYPNAIHGFYAFPQLPDTSLLMAEIKNFVLKQLDQ
- the LOC105788928 gene encoding probable carboxylesterase 18 isoform X2, giving the protein MSVDAFSRNDGSAVNRRLMNLFDPKASPSRKPDNGVVSSDIVVDTTRKLWFRLYSNTTTAGKMFVPIVVYFHGGGFAYMAANSMSYDDLCKRLAREIPAVVVSVNYRLSPEHRYPSQYEDGFDVLKFIDNPDFEGFSAFGNTDTSSSKAFFIAGDSAGGNLAHHVALKACQHQFSRLKLRGVIALQPFFGGEERTESELKLAGAPLISVKRTDWMWKAFLPHGYNRDHQVVNVFGPNSVDISDLPFPPTLVFIGGFDPLQDWQRKYVEGLNKSGKHVYKIEYPNAIHGFYAFPQLPDTSLLMAEIKNFVLKQLDQ